One Streptomyces sp. V4I8 genomic window carries:
- a CDS encoding threo-3-hydroxy-L-aspartate ammonia-lyase, giving the protein MTTTTPPVTLDDVRDAAARLKGVAHRTPVLRSRTLDALVGAEVFLKCENFQRVGAFKFRGAYNAASRLTPEQLARGIAAYSSGNHAQAVALAARELGTTAVIVMPEDAPPSKRAATYGYGAEIVTYDRYTGDRVAIAQALAAERGLTVIPPYEHPHIMAGQGTAALELIEEVGELGAMLTPVGGGGLIAGSSTVAKGLHPGIRMIGVEPEAGDDTKRSLEAGRRVTIPVPHTIADGQALHTPGELTFSVNRRLVDEIALVSDDEIRDAMRFAFERLKIVVEPSGATPLAALLNGRAGTLPRRVGVIISGGNVDAERFAELCGGRG; this is encoded by the coding sequence GTGACGACCACCACCCCACCGGTCACCCTCGACGACGTCCGCGATGCCGCCGCGCGGCTCAAGGGCGTCGCGCACCGCACCCCGGTGCTGCGCTCGCGCACGCTCGACGCCCTCGTCGGTGCCGAGGTCTTCCTCAAGTGCGAGAACTTCCAGCGCGTGGGTGCCTTCAAGTTCCGCGGCGCCTACAACGCGGCCTCCCGTCTCACACCGGAGCAGCTCGCTCGCGGCATCGCCGCCTACTCGTCCGGGAACCACGCCCAGGCCGTCGCCCTGGCCGCCCGCGAACTCGGCACCACCGCGGTCATCGTCATGCCCGAGGACGCCCCACCGTCGAAGCGGGCCGCCACCTACGGCTACGGCGCCGAGATCGTCACGTACGACCGCTACACCGGCGACCGTGTCGCGATCGCCCAGGCTCTGGCCGCCGAGCGCGGCTTGACTGTCATCCCGCCGTACGAGCACCCGCACATCATGGCGGGCCAGGGCACCGCTGCCCTCGAACTCATCGAAGAGGTGGGGGAGTTGGGGGCGATGCTGACGCCGGTCGGCGGGGGCGGACTCATCGCCGGGAGTTCCACGGTGGCAAAAGGCCTGCACCCGGGCATCCGGATGATCGGCGTGGAGCCGGAGGCCGGCGACGACACCAAGCGATCCCTGGAGGCGGGGCGGCGCGTCACTATCCCGGTGCCGCACACCATCGCCGACGGTCAGGCCCTGCACACGCCGGGCGAGCTCACCTTCTCCGTCAACCGGCGGCTCGTCGACGAGATCGCGCTGGTCAGCGACGACGAGATCCGGGACGCGATGCGCTTCGCCTTCGAACGCCTGAAGATCGTCGTCGAGCCGAGCGGCGCCACTCCGCTGGCCGCCCTGCTCAACGGCCGGGCGGGCACCCTGCCGCGCCGGGTCGGCGTGATCATCTCCGGCGGCAACGTGGACGCCGAGCGCTTCGCCGAGCTCTGCGGGGGCCGGGGTTGA
- a CDS encoding cupin domain-containing protein: MLEVKPLDKPDERRDFPRGHLEAVHMTDLDFAVATFEPGWRWTESVASIAGTDTCQMHHNCYMVQGRLHIVMDEGGETEVGPGDVFVCSPGHDAWVVGDEQVVVYDFQGQTAREYAKSK, encoded by the coding sequence ATGTTGGAAGTGAAGCCGCTCGACAAGCCGGACGAGCGACGTGATTTCCCCCGGGGCCACCTCGAAGCCGTCCATATGACGGATCTCGATTTCGCCGTGGCGACCTTCGAGCCCGGCTGGCGCTGGACCGAGTCCGTGGCCTCGATCGCGGGCACCGACACCTGCCAGATGCACCACAACTGCTACATGGTCCAAGGCCGTTTGCACATCGTCATGGACGAAGGCGGCGAGACCGAGGTCGGCCCCGGCGACGTCTTCGTCTGCTCGCCCGGTCACGACGCCTGGGTCGTGGGCGACGAGCAGGTCGTGGTCTACGACTTCCAGGGACAGACCGCGAGGGAGTACGCGAAGTCGAAGTAG
- a CDS encoding NAD(P)-dependent alcohol dehydrogenase, whose translation MKAVVQDRYGSADQLEFGETDAPVPAVDEVLVRVHAASVNAYDWHLMHGDPKIARLAFGLARPKARIRGRDFAGRVEAVGSGVTGFEPGDEVFGEADGAFAEFVCAKDSMVGPKPANLTFEQAAAIPLAGNTALIGLRDVARVQRGQTVLVNGASGGVGTFAVQLAKVYGAEVAAVCGTRNVDLVRSLGADHVIDYKVEDFTRGGRRYDVVLDLVGNHSLAGFRRALTPAGTLVLSGGGVYEGGSVVGPMGLFFRRRLAAPFSRQRLLELPARQSRANLAALRELAESGKIAPVVERTYPLSEAAEAIRYVEVEHARAKVVVTV comes from the coding sequence ATGAAGGCAGTGGTTCAGGACCGGTACGGCTCGGCGGACCAGTTGGAGTTCGGGGAGACCGACGCCCCGGTGCCGGCCGTCGACGAGGTGCTGGTGCGGGTGCACGCGGCCTCGGTCAACGCGTACGACTGGCACCTGATGCACGGCGACCCGAAGATCGCCCGGCTGGCGTTCGGCCTCGCGAGGCCCAAGGCGAGGATCCGGGGCCGGGACTTCGCCGGCCGGGTGGAAGCGGTGGGCAGCGGGGTCACGGGATTCGAGCCCGGCGACGAGGTGTTCGGTGAGGCCGACGGCGCGTTCGCGGAGTTCGTGTGCGCCAAGGACAGCATGGTGGGCCCGAAACCGGCCAACCTGACCTTCGAGCAGGCGGCCGCGATACCCCTGGCGGGGAACACCGCCCTCATCGGACTGCGCGACGTGGCCCGGGTGCAGCGCGGCCAGACGGTCCTGGTCAACGGCGCCTCGGGGGGCGTGGGCACGTTCGCCGTACAGCTCGCCAAGGTCTACGGCGCGGAGGTGGCCGCGGTCTGCGGCACGCGGAACGTCGACCTGGTCCGCTCCCTCGGCGCGGACCACGTCATCGACTACAAGGTGGAGGACTTCACCCGGGGCGGCCGGCGGTACGACGTCGTGCTGGACCTGGTGGGCAACCACTCGCTGGCCGGGTTCCGGCGCGCCCTCACTCCCGCCGGCACGCTCGTGCTGTCCGGCGGCGGCGTGTACGAGGGCGGCAGCGTCGTCGGACCGATGGGGCTCTTCTTCAGGAGGCGGCTGGCGGCACCCTTCTCCCGTCAGCGGCTGCTCGAACTCCCGGCCAGGCAGAGCAGGGCGAACCTCGCGGCGCTGCGTGAACTCGCCGAGTCCGGGAAGATCGCCCCGGTGGTCGAGCGTACGTATCCGCTGAGCGAAGCGGCCGAGGCGATCCGGTACGTGGAGGTGGAGCACGCGCGCGCGAAGGTCGTCGTCACGGTGTGA
- a CDS encoding VWA domain-containing protein produces MRIGTGETVDAARAVEALGFADRELLREGLAATLLHGNGQRPVFDPVFDLYFPRGVGGPEQRSAGREDLRDRLTDALTSDDRAMMARLAVEAVDGFGGYGSSPESDGWSSYQTLERLRPQTLFARVRDNVRGQGGSSGFTDRLLEDEIRQRIEAFRALVAAEARRRVAERRGRDEIARRAVAPTADRVDFLFAGKAQLAELRRAVSPLARKLATRLAARRRRASRGSIDLRRTLRGSLSTGGVPMKPVLRRRRPVRPELVLLCDVSGSVSGFSDFTMLLVQALHDQFSKVRVFAFVNRIDEVTGLLERGTADPEGLSARIEAEAALTGYHGSSDYGMALGEFAERYADTVGPRTTVFVLGDARTNMSDPNLPAVRRIAERARRVYWLNPEQRSRWGTGDSAAPAYAELVEMHECRTARQLSALVARLLPV; encoded by the coding sequence ATGCGGATCGGCACCGGCGAGACGGTGGACGCGGCGCGGGCGGTCGAGGCGCTCGGCTTCGCGGACCGGGAGCTGCTGCGCGAAGGGCTGGCGGCGACGCTACTGCACGGCAACGGCCAACGGCCGGTGTTCGACCCGGTCTTCGACCTCTACTTCCCGCGCGGAGTGGGCGGCCCGGAGCAGCGGAGCGCGGGACGGGAGGACCTGCGCGACCGGCTGACGGACGCCCTGACCTCCGACGACCGGGCGATGATGGCGCGGCTGGCGGTCGAGGCGGTCGACGGTTTCGGGGGATACGGATCCTCGCCGGAGTCGGACGGCTGGTCGTCGTACCAGACGCTCGAACGGCTGCGCCCGCAGACCCTGTTCGCCCGCGTCCGCGACAACGTCCGTGGACAGGGCGGCAGTTCGGGGTTCACCGACCGGTTGCTGGAGGACGAGATCCGGCAGCGCATCGAGGCGTTCCGGGCGCTGGTGGCCGCGGAGGCGCGGCGCCGGGTGGCCGAGCGGCGGGGCCGGGACGAGATCGCCCGGCGGGCGGTGGCTCCGACCGCCGACCGGGTCGACTTCCTGTTCGCCGGAAAGGCTCAACTGGCCGAGCTGCGCAGGGCCGTGTCTCCGCTGGCCCGCAAGCTCGCGACCCGGCTCGCCGCCCGGCGTCGCCGCGCCTCCCGGGGCTCGATCGATCTACGGCGCACCCTGCGCGGGTCGCTGTCGACGGGCGGCGTGCCCATGAAGCCGGTGCTGCGCCGCCGCCGTCCCGTCCGCCCCGAACTGGTGTTGCTGTGCGATGTGTCGGGCTCGGTGTCCGGGTTCTCGGATTTCACGATGCTGCTGGTGCAGGCGCTGCACGATCAGTTCAGCAAGGTGCGGGTCTTCGCCTTCGTCAACCGGATCGACGAGGTGACCGGGCTGCTGGAACGCGGCACCGCGGACCCGGAGGGGCTCAGTGCCCGCATCGAGGCGGAGGCCGCGCTCACCGGCTATCACGGCAGCAGCGACTACGGCATGGCGCTGGGCGAGTTCGCCGAGCGCTACGCCGACACGGTCGGCCCGCGCACGACGGTGTTCGTCCTCGGCGACGCCCGTACCAACATGAGCGACCCGAACCTGCCGGCCGTACGGCGGATCGCCGAACGGGCGCGCCGCGTCTACTGGTTGAACCCGGAGCAGCGTTCCCGCTGGGGCACCGGCGACTCCGCCGCGCCCGCCTACGCCGAGCTGGTCGAGATGCACGAGTGCCGCACCGCCCGGCAGCTCAGCGCGCTGGTGGCGCGCCTGCTGCCGGTGTGA
- a CDS encoding AAA family ATPase: MFTSVDDVSARLAETGYLASPAVATTVFLADRLGKPLLVEGPAGVGKTELAKAVAEVAGARLVRLQCYEGVDESRALYEWNHAKQLLRISAGRDETWDATRTDIFSEEFLLTRPLLTAIRGDDPKVLLIDETDKADVEVEGLLLEVLSDFQVTVPELGTITATRRPFVVLTSNASRELSEALRRRCLFLHIGFPDEELERRIVRLKVPALDEALARSVVRVVGALRAMDLRKVPSVAETIDWARTLLALGADTLDESVVQASLGVLLKHQDDVLKASAKLDLDAL, translated from the coding sequence TTGTTCACTTCCGTCGACGACGTCTCCGCACGTCTGGCCGAGACCGGCTATCTCGCCTCGCCCGCGGTCGCCACGACCGTCTTCCTCGCCGACCGCCTCGGCAAGCCGCTCCTGGTGGAGGGCCCGGCCGGGGTCGGCAAGACGGAGCTCGCCAAGGCGGTCGCCGAGGTCGCCGGGGCGCGGCTCGTCCGCCTGCAGTGCTACGAGGGGGTCGACGAGTCCCGGGCGCTGTACGAGTGGAACCACGCCAAGCAGCTCCTGCGGATCAGCGCGGGCCGCGACGAGACGTGGGACGCGACGCGCACGGACATCTTCAGCGAGGAGTTCCTGCTCACCCGGCCGCTGCTGACGGCGATCCGCGGCGACGACCCCAAGGTGCTGCTGATCGACGAGACCGACAAGGCGGACGTCGAGGTGGAGGGCCTGCTCCTGGAGGTACTGAGCGACTTCCAGGTCACCGTCCCGGAACTGGGCACCATCACCGCCACGCGCCGCCCGTTCGTCGTCCTCACCTCCAACGCGAGCCGGGAGCTGTCCGAGGCCCTGCGCCGCCGCTGCCTCTTCCTCCACATCGGCTTCCCGGACGAGGAGTTGGAGCGCCGCATCGTACGGCTGAAGGTGCCGGCCCTCGACGAGGCGCTGGCCCGCTCGGTGGTGCGGGTCGTGGGCGCGCTGCGGGCGATGGACCTGCGCAAGGTGCCGTCGGTCGCCGAGACCATCGACTGGGCGCGCACCCTGCTCGCGCTGGGCGCCGACACCCTGGACGAGTCGGTCGTGCAGGCCAGCCTCGGCGTCCTCCTCAAGCACCAGGACGACGTCCTCAAGGCGTCCGCCAAGCTGGACCTGGACGCCCTGTGA
- a CDS encoding FtsX-like permease family protein, producing the protein MFMLAIRSIRHRPGRFLATLLSAFLGAAIIMTFNSMHDTAAQDGVDSTSAETLSTAAGIVGGYGTLLVFFAVASALTVNVRQRAAELELLRCSGATPAQLKRMVVGEAVVVALAGAALAIGPAMLGGRALLEVFQDSGQVAGSVDHSFGPIAFMTGIDITLLASAGAAFLAVRRATRGRERRGGARRFLAYAALLTGAASVSSTFVFSASDAALMAPPAYGAILLSVGFALMAPRLLEGVLDRLPLTGASGWLAVRNLRQRAGHLAGILMSLILFTAVATATLTMQAVESDAVAASGLTKSIDAKNLETLNFTVVGIIVVFVCVMLVNSLYAATSYRVREFGQQRLAGATPGQVLGTVGAETLILTVTGVLFGLLAALAGIIPFTVVRTDGVLPGEVYGTGLAVVAIAAAVTLGTSLTTARRMLRTPAVGAVVVTG; encoded by the coding sequence ATGTTCATGCTGGCCATACGGTCGATACGGCACCGCCCCGGGCGGTTCCTCGCGACACTGCTGTCCGCGTTCCTGGGCGCGGCGATCATCATGACGTTCAACTCGATGCACGACACGGCGGCGCAGGACGGCGTGGACTCGACCAGCGCGGAGACGCTGTCCACCGCGGCGGGCATCGTCGGCGGTTACGGCACGCTGCTGGTGTTCTTCGCCGTCGCCTCGGCCCTGACGGTCAACGTCCGTCAGCGCGCGGCCGAGTTGGAGCTGCTGCGCTGCTCGGGGGCGACTCCTGCGCAGCTCAAGCGGATGGTGGTGGGCGAGGCCGTGGTCGTGGCCCTGGCGGGCGCGGCCCTGGCGATCGGCCCGGCGATGCTGGGCGGTCGGGCGCTGCTGGAGGTGTTCCAGGACAGCGGCCAGGTCGCCGGGTCCGTCGACCACTCCTTCGGCCCGATCGCGTTCATGACGGGCATCGACATCACGCTGCTCGCGTCGGCGGGCGCCGCCTTCCTCGCCGTACGGCGGGCGACGCGGGGGCGGGAACGGCGGGGCGGAGCACGGAGGTTCCTCGCGTACGCCGCGCTGCTCACCGGTGCCGCGTCGGTCTCCTCCACCTTCGTGTTCTCGGCGTCGGACGCGGCCCTGATGGCGCCGCCGGCCTATGGGGCGATCCTGCTGTCGGTGGGCTTCGCGCTGATGGCGCCGCGGCTGCTGGAGGGCGTACTGGACCGGCTGCCGTTGACCGGGGCGAGCGGTTGGCTGGCGGTACGGAATCTGCGGCAGCGGGCCGGTCATCTGGCCGGGATCCTGATGTCGCTGATCCTTTTCACGGCGGTGGCGACCGCCACGCTCACCATGCAGGCGGTGGAGAGCGACGCCGTGGCGGCCTCGGGTCTGACGAAGTCGATCGACGCCAAGAACCTCGAGACGCTCAACTTCACGGTCGTCGGCATCATCGTGGTCTTCGTCTGCGTGATGCTCGTCAACTCGCTGTACGCGGCGACGAGTTACCGCGTCCGGGAGTTCGGCCAGCAGCGCCTGGCCGGGGCGACCCCGGGTCAGGTGCTCGGGACGGTGGGCGCCGAGACGCTGATCCTGACCGTCACCGGAGTCCTCTTCGGCCTGCTGGCCGCCCTGGCCGGGATCATCCCGTTCACCGTGGTCCGCACCGACGGGGTACTCCCGGGCGAGGTCTACGGCACCGGACTCGCGGTGGTCGCGATCGCCGCGGCGGTGACGCTGGGCACGAGCCTGACCACGGCGCGGCGAATGCTGCGGACTCCGGCGGTCGGGGCGGTCGTGGTGACGGGCTGA